GTCCAAATTTTAGTAGAAATTATATcttctatttattaaataacgatatttaataaattttgtaacattaacatgtttttaaatagattaaaattattattaaattgtaatCATTATACAAATCAtagcaattatttaaattattaaaggtGTTACAGAATgcatcattttatttcagagTTTATGTGTCTTATTGTCAGATGATGATGATCcttgttttttatattccttGTTTATTGCCGAAGAGGATTTTAAAGTACTAAAAGCTCAACAAGGTTTATTAGTCGACTTTGATAATTTCGCAACAcaattaatatgtttattagaACAATGCAATGTACCTGGTTCCAATGTGTCAAAAGCACCACCCAAATTTCTTTTGCTATTAGCAGAAGAAAGTGCAGAATGGACATTCAAACTGGTTGaaactaataattttaaacatcTTTGCCATTTGAGTTTATTTATATCTCCTGCTAACGATTCTGATTTGAGAACTCATATGgctatgaaaataaaacaattaaaagagAATGTTTTACAAAAAAGTAGAGATGTAATTGGGTTAGAAACGCGATTAAATGACTTGACTAATAAATTTGAATCAAAGACTAAAGAATTAGACCAATTAGAACAAAGATATCTAGCAGAAAAAAGTCAAATTCAAATTAGTTCTACTCAGCAAATAAGTATTGAGAAGGACAGGTAGATATCtttaattcttatattattttcatgtttttctatttatattttatatacattacatttataaattattgatatatattgatattgtataATAGATTTGCTCAGGCAAGGCTAGAATGGCAGCGTCaaaatgataaagagaaaatggaaTTAGAACATAGGCATACAGAAACCTTAAAACAATTACATTCTGAACTTGCTGAATTGCGTACACAAAATATGAGTTATAAGGATAAATTGTCATATCTTGAAGCCACTAACAAAGAGCAAAGTAAACAATTAcagaatattgaaaaagaattaaatgttGCGCAAAAAGAATTagtttttctaaaaaaacaGAATTCAAAATTAGATATAGATTATCACGAAAAAGATAAAGCTGTTAATGGTTTACGTACAAAAGTAGCTGTACTTGAACAGGAATTAAAAGATAAGGgtgtaatcattaataaacatacagaaatgttaaaaacagcaaaagaacaaaaacaacaattggAAGAACTTTTAGCTGATAAGGAAGGTCAATTACAACGTAAACAAAATTCTTTGAGAAGTTTAAGCGATGAATTAGTAAAagctaatgaaatattaacaaaattacaaaatgaaTTAGCTTCTACTAAATCTAAATTAAAACTAAGAACAAGTATAGCATTGGAACAAGAAAGATTATTAGACAGTAAACAAAAGGAAGTTGGTCAATTAGAAAGCAAAATGGAAAGTTTaaacaaagatattaaagaGGCAAAAATAGAAACAGAACACTTAAAAGAACAAGTGAAAGTATTGCAAAATCAattggaagaaaaagacaaaataataaaaaataatgataatggtaaATGCaataacttcttttatttttataagtattcaatattaatttacaatcactatttcattaaatttgcATATATTTGATTACAGTAATTAATTGGTTGAATCGCCGTTTAGCTGATAATCAATCTCCACTTCAGAGTGCTACTACTCCAGCTCCGGTTACTATTCCTTCATCGGTACAGCTAACTTTACCaagatcaaataaattatatgcaAATAGATTTGAAACACGAACACCTGCACCTGCCACTATGCCATCTACTACATTATCAGGATTGCCATTAAAAAATCCTATAGTTCAAAATCCAAATATTAATCAAACTACTCGTACCTCTGCCAGATCTATGGGAGTGGGAGTAGGAGATAGTACAATGGGTTTATCTTCTATTAACAAGACTGGACAAATTTCTAGTACTAGTACACCAATGGATCGCATTAATActctaaataaattatcagGGAATGCACCAGGTATGTCATCTGTACCAGCTattgtagaaaataataatccatGCATATCTTCAAATGGAACCAAGACAAAGGGTTCAAATGTTGCACTACAAGGTGGATTAAGAAGAGCTGGTTTATCGGACAAACCAATTTTGCCTTCAGCTTATTTCCCCAAAACTTTACATTGACAAGGCTGCCAGTCAcattttgacaaaaaaaaaaaaaaaaaaaaaaaaaaaaaaaaatagtataattaagtaatttaatgtaagtaataaaattttatctaacAAAGTTTCTTTtgcaaaatcaaaatatatagctaatataactataatactgCCATAAGtgatgaatgaaaattatgaatCAAACGAAATGGtagtattttaaatttattgttaagTGAAAAAGTACAAATGTACAAATAAAGTATGATCAAGATAAGTATTATTACAAGAGGTTTTTTAAAAGCAAAAATTTAATACTTATAAGTATCATAAtcgtataaatagaaaattttgtaCAGTCTGAAGGTAAAAATtacacagatacatatatacacatatatacatatatttgtagtTAAGATAGTATAATGTTTGATCTCTCACATTATAGACATATTTACAACCACGTATATATTtccgaaaaaaaatcttattgaTTGCGTgctgttaataaaaatagtaccTTTCGCTTCTCAGTTTTTACTGAGATAGCAGGTCATATGTACCTGTATCCAAGCATGGATTGAAAATTGGCACTTCTGGTGCATAGACgcgttttaaattaaattacttacaaaaatatttataatacgttaaaataataagataaagttacaatattaattgaaatatgattttatatgcAAAATAGTAatgtacattaaaaaaaattattcatttcttcctattattttataaaaagcaTATATGGTTTTTACATAAAATCTTATAGTCATAATtcggcaaaaaaagaaaatattgctaatttttttaaagaattttttaacatgaatacaattttgatattgttaaatattaattcaatgtgtttaattaaaaaatttctttatctttttctagtATGACATAAAGTATCAATTTTAAGCA
This sequence is a window from Vespa crabro chromosome 9, iyVesCrab1.2, whole genome shotgun sequence. Protein-coding genes within it:
- the LOC124426434 gene encoding spindle assembly abnormal protein 6 homolog, whose protein sequence is MNYLNSIGGSGTSADSGLQLNNVEVLYTKVQKVYIKPQHKEERQRDLRVNVETHAGLSPVCRKSLCVLLSDDDDPCFLYSLFIAEEDFKVLKAQQGLLVDFDNFATQLICLLEQCNVPGSNVSKAPPKFLLLLAEESAEWTFKLVETNNFKHLCHLSLFISPANDSDLRTHMAMKIKQLKENVLQKSRDVIGLETRLNDLTNKFESKTKELDQLEQRYLAEKSQIQISSTQQISIEKDRFAQARLEWQRQNDKEKMELEHRHTETLKQLHSELAELRTQNMSYKDKLSYLEATNKEQSKQLQNIEKELNVAQKELVFLKKQNSKLDIDYHEKDKAVNGLRTKVAVLEQELKDKGVIINKHTEMLKTAKEQKQQLEELLADKEGQLQRKQNSLRSLSDELVKANEILTKLQNELASTKSKLKLRTSIALEQERLLDSKQKEVGQLESKMESLNKDIKEAKIETEHLKEQVKVLQNQLEEKDKIIKNNDNVINWLNRRLADNQSPLQSATTPAPVTIPSSVQLTLPRSNKLYANRFETRTPAPATMPSTTLSGLPLKNPIVQNPNINQTTRTSARSMGVGVGDSTMGLSSINKTGQISSTSTPMDRINTLNKLSGNAPGMSSVPAIVENNNPCISSNGTKTKGSNVALQGGLRRAGLSDKPILPSAYFPKTLH